The window CCCGGCGAATGGCCTGGCTGAGTTGCTCCACCGCCACCGGATCCGTGTCAGGCCCCTGCATAAACCGACAGTTACGCCCCAACACCTCTTCCCGGCGGTAGCCTGTCATGGTCTCGAAGGCTTCGTTGCAATAGATTAGGGGGCGATCAGGCCGGCTCATATCGGCGATCGCAATGCCACAACTGGCCGAAGCCATCGCCCGTTCATACAACTCCAGGGTCACCGGCAATAACCCTGGACTCGCTTGATTTTCCATAAGCCTCCAAGCTTCAGGATCTGACTCGTCCTCTGATTGGTTTGTGGTTTGCCATCCGGCCAAACATTCAGAACCATTCAACAGCGCCGTTGAATCTTCAGACACCCTCTCGGATGACTGGGCATTCATGGTGTTTTCCGCCGCACCCTGCAACGACAAACAGCGTTCAAGGTCGATCCCTGGTGATCCCGAATCCTTCATTGTTCCGGGCCAGTCCACGGTGATCAAGAGCTTGGTTAAAAAATTTCGCGATTCACCCGATTCAAATGCTGTTGATTAGGATTGATTTTTGCTGAATTTTATTTCCCTAATCTCATTCTAGAAGTGATTTCAGGAATTGATTGGGTCGACGGCGGCCACCGGCCACGGAGCGATGGGAGCTATGGGAGCATTACAGGAGAATTGTGGGGGAGTTGCGGGAGCATTGCGAGAACGTGGTGGGAATGTTGCGGGAACGTTGATCGATCGCACGAGACAGACCAAGGCAGACGGATTATTGTTGGCTGTTATTGTGGTTTTCGATTGATGTTGTGGTGTCTGGTGGCGATTCATGCCTAACCTGTTTTGGCCTCGGAAATGGACAAGGGCGATCGCTCCGGCTCGATCGCCCCAGTTGCGTCAGTCGTTGGGGGCGATCGGGCTGGTGGCCAGCTTGCTGGTGGGGGGCTGTGGCGGCGGCACATCCACCAACTCCGCCAACCGTCCCAGCGCCAGCGGCCCGGCGGATAAAACCCTGAAGTTGCTCTATTGGCAAGCCCCCACCATTTTGAATCCCCACCTGGCCACAGGAAATAAGGATTTTGACGGGGCGCGCGTGGTCTATGAACCCCTCGCCAGCTACGACAAAACGGGCAAATTGGTTTTGTTTTTGGCGGCAGAAGAACCCACCCCGGCCAACGGTGGCGTGGCCAAGGACGGGCGATCGGTCACTTGGAAGCTGAAATCCGGCGTGAAGTGGGCCGATGGCAAACCCTTCACCGCTGAGGATGTGGTCTTTACCTATGAGTTTTTGAGCGATCCTAAAACCGGCGCGGCCACCCTCACGGACTACGCCATGGTGAAATCGGTGCGGGCGATCGATCCGCAAACGGTGCGGATTGAATTCACAGCGCCCACGGCCAGTTGGTCTCAGCCCTTCACTGGCTACAACGGCATGATTTTGCCCAAACACATTTTTCAGGACTATGTGGGAGCCAGGGCCAAGGAAGCACCGGCCAACCTGAAGCCGATCGGGACGGGCCCCTATCAAGTGGAGTCCTTTAAGCCGGGTGATTCGATCGTCTACAAACCAAACCCCAACTATCGCGATCGGGCCAGCCTCGCCTTCGAGCAGGTGGAAATTAAAGGCGGCGGCGATGCCACCTCGGCCGCCCGGGCCGTGCTGCAAACCGGCGATGCCGACTATGCCTACAATCCGCAGGTGGAAGCGCCGATTTTGAGACAACTGGAAAGCGGCGGCAAGGGCAAACTGCTGGCCGTGACCGGGGCCCAATCGGAGCGGATTCACTTTAACTTCACTGACCCCAACCGGGCCACTGCCGACGGGGAGCGATCAAGCGTGCAGTTTCCCCACCCCTTCTTCACGGATAAAACCGTGCGCCAGGCCTTTGCCCTCGCGGTCGATCGCGCCACCATCGCCCAGCAGCTCTATGGCCCCACCGGCAATCCCACAGCCAATCTGATCATCGCTCCCCAGCAGTTTGCCTCACCCAACAACCAAGTGGAATTCAACCTGCAAAAAGCAGCCCAACTGTTGGATCAAGCGGGTTGGAAAGACACCAACGGCAACCAAATTCGCGACAAAAACGGCGTGGAAATGCGGGTGCTGTTTGTCACTTCGGTGAATCCCCTGCGCCAGAAAACCCAGGAGATTGTGAAGCAAGCTTGGGAGTCGATCGGGATTGGCGTGGAACTGAAGTCCGTGGATGCCGGAGCCTTCTTCTCCGGCGACCCGGCCAACGCCGACACCGTAAACCGCTTCCAAGCCGATTTGCAGCTCTACACCACCGGCAACACCTCCCCAGATCCCAGCGCACACCTGAAATGGTGGACTTGCGCCGAAATTGCCAGCAAAGCCAACGACTGGAACCGGAATAACTACACCCGCTATTGCAACTCAGCCTATGACCAAGCTTGGGCCAAAGCCGACCAGGAATTGGATCCGATCAAACGGCAGGCGGCCCTGATTGCCCTCAATGACCAACTGATTCAGGATGTGGCCCTGATTCCCCTCATTGCCCGGGCCAAAGTGGGAGCCGTCAGCGATCGATTGCAGGGCGTGGATCTCACCCCTTGGGACAGTGACACCTGGAACATCGCCACCTGGAAGCGTCCCTAACCCTCCATCCATCAATCGGGTTCAGAAACCGCCGAGTTTCTCGCCCTTGCGTTAACGGGGGCCCTTCATGGTATGGTTATTGCGACCTGGACCCGCGCAATCCCAACGCCCGAACCGTGTCAGAGCCGGAAGGCAGCAGCACTAAGGGATGCTTGAGATAGGCGCGGTCTCCGGGTCTCTTTTTTTGTTGATTGCTTTTGTTGATTGCTTTTGCTAATTGCTTCTGTTTATTGCTTCTACTTATTTTTTGTTCGTATTCAATCTTGTAAAGTACCCCGGTCGATCGCGGGATGGATCGCCGAATATATCTCGGGATAGATCTCGGGACGCATTGCGGGATAAGTCGCGGGACACATCACGGGACACATCGCGGGATACATAAATCAACGGGCGAATTTCCTGAGTTGTTGATGAATCCAACAACCACAGACCTGAATTGCATAGGATTGAAGTATTCAGCCTGTTGAACTGAAATCGAGACAGTCCTAGCGAAGGCTGAGGTACTGGTTTTGGCAGCCGATCGATCGGGAACGTCTCAGCGGCAGCCCAGTTCAATCACCAGGGTCAGGGCGCGGGGATTCGCGATCGCACAGCCACTAGGAGCGTAATTAACAATGATGGAGCGGCATCATGGGGCCAGGCAGGCGGCCCAACAGGCCTTCTTAGAGGCCCTCGAACGCCTACGGGAAAATCTGACCGATCCTGAAGATGCGGCCGCCCTTGACACGGTGGAACCCGAAGCAGCCCCCAGCGCCCAGGCCGCAACCGAAACCGCACCTCCCGCCAACCAGGAAATTACCCTGGAGGACTTGGAAGCAGCGATCGAGGACATTGAGCGCTATATGGGCAGCCGGCACCCACAGGACGAAGACCCCCAGGCTCCCGTAAATCCTGAAGATCCCGAAAATTCCGAGAATCCCGAAAGCTCTGAAAATTCCAAGGCGGCACAGGGTGAGGCAAGCAACCCCGATCGCCCCTTGGATCAAGGGATGGAACCAGCGGCCGAAACACCCGATCTGGCAGACTCAAACGCGCTATGGGCAGAAATTCTGTTGGGACTGGAGCAAAAGACCGCTCCTCCGCCACCGCCTGCGCCCCCCGATCGGCGGCGCTCAGGGGAAACCCGTTGAGTGGTTCCCTCAACGATTAGTGAGCCGTTAGCCGCGCCGCCCCTCTGCGATGCCCTCGATCGCCTCAAAGTAGTCTGCGGCCTCTTGCCACACTTCCCGAAATGACATGGCTCCCGATCGCTCGTTGGGCGACACCAGATGTTCCCATTCGGCAATGTAACTGGTCACTAAATCCACCATCGGTTCACTGATGCTGCTGGTGGGCATTCCCGCTCCGGCAAACCGATAGACCTGATCGGTGGAAAAAGATTGCAGTTGAAACCCTCCCGGCTGGGTGATGGCTTGGTAGGGGCCAATTTGCACGGACGTTTGCGGGGACGGGGCGGGCTGTTCGATCGTCATGGTTCCAAGCAATGGGGAATTGGGGGGCAATGGGAGGCGATCGGCTTGGGCATCGATCTCAATCGATCTCATTGGATTTCAATCAATCCATTCAGTCCAAGCAAACTAAGCAAGTCGGGACGATTAATCGAGATCAACCCAACGCGATCGACCCAAAGCAATCGATTGTGATTAACCGATCTAGAGCAATCAAGCCAACGCGATCGACCCAAAGCAATCCAGATCAATTCAGGGTGATCGATCCAGAGCGATCGGGCGATCGCGGCCCTAAACCCTGGCCGCAGCCGGGTTGCCAACATTGCTGGCTTGACGCATTTGTCGATCCTCCGGGTAATCCTTGTCGGGAATTGGGACGTAGGAACGAACAATTTTGCGGAATTCATCCCCTTCGATCATTTCTTCGTCGAGCAGTTGATCAACCAATCGATCGACCAGTTCTCGATGCTCACGGAGGATCTGACAGGCCTTTTCGTAGCAGTTGACGGCAATTTCCCGCACGGCGCGATCGATTTTGGCGGCCACCTCTTCGGAATATTCCGGCTGCGACATCCAACCTCGTCCCAAAAACACCTCGCCCGATTGGCTTTCCAGGGCCAACGTACCCAGGTCAGACATGCCATAGCGCGTGACCATTTCGCGGGCCAAGGTGCTGACCACCTTCAGATCGTTGCTGGCTCCGACGGTGATTTCGGAATCGCCAAACACTTCCTGCTCGGCCGCCCGTCCCCCCAGGGTCATCACAATTCGATCGAGAATCCAAGCACGGGTATAGAGACCGCTATCCACCATTTCTTCATTGAAAACCTGTTGGGCAAACCCACCAATGCCGCCCGATCGGGGAACGATCGTTACCTTATTCAACGGGTCAGAATGCTTCAGCAGCGTCATCAACAGGGCGTGGCCCACCTCGTGATAGGCAATCAAGCGTTTTTTCTTGCTATCCAACAGGGGAGCCAACTTCAGGCCAATGGTGATCCGGTCGATCGCGTCGTCAATTTCCTCCAGGCTGATGGCCGGCTTCCGTCGCCGGGCCGTCAAAATCGCCGCCTCGTTGAGCAAATTCGCCAAATCGGCCCCCGCAAAACCGGGAGTGCGCCGGGCGATCGCCTCGATCGAAACCCCTTCTTCAACCTTCTTGGTGCGGGCATGAACTTGCAAAATCGCCAGCCGACCCGTATAACTGGGCAAATCAACGGTAATTTGGCGATCGAACCGGCCCGGTCGCATCAAGGCCGAGTCCAGCACATCGGGGCGGTTCGTGGCGGCAATAATAATCACCCCGGAGTTGCCCTCAAACCCGTCCATCTCAGTCAGCAGTTGGTTGAGGGTTTGTTCCCGTTCATCGTTGCCGCCGCCAATACCCGCGCCCCGTTGGCGACCCACCGCATCAATTTCATCAATAAATACAATGCAAGGGGCGCTCTCCTTTGCCTTGCGGAACAAGTCCCGCACCCGAGACGCACCCACCCCCACGAACATTTCCACAAATTCCGAACCGGACATGCTGAAAAAGGGCACGCCCGCTTCTCCGGCGATCGCCTTGGCCAAAAGGGTTTTGCCCGTTCCCGGCGGCCCCACCAACAACACCCCGCGCGGAATCTTGGCCCCCACGGCCGTGAAGCGTTCCGGCTGCTTCAGGAAGGTCACCACTTCCTGTAGCTCCTCCTTGGCTTCCTCCACCCCGGCCACGTCATCAAAGGTCACGCCGGTTTTGGCTTCCATCTGAAACTTGGCGCGGGATTTGCCAAAGTTCATGGCCTGGCCCGAAGCGTTGGCCGTGCGGCGCACAATGTTCACCAGTAGGGCAATCACCAACCCCACAAACAGCAAATTGGCGATGAGACTGAGGGCCGCGGTGCGATCGACCGACTCTTGCACCGAGAGTTCCACCCCCTTCGCCCGGGCAATTTCGATCAATTCCGGGTTGCGCTCAAACAGGGTCACTTCGTAGGGCGAGCTGGCGCGACCATTTTGATCCAAAAAGACCCGGGCCAGTTGTTCTGCGGGAAACAGATCAATCCGCTTGACCTGACCCGCCTCCAACTTTTCCATCAGATCGCCGTAGGTGAGGGTGCGGCCGCGGCGCTGGTTGGCAGGTTGGCTGGCGGATGAGCTGCCGGATTGGCCAGCCGTGGAAGTCGCTTCCGAAGAAGAGCGATCGTTATGTTGGCCTTGGGCCAGTTGACCTTGGGCTAAGGCGGGCGCGGTCACCGTCAACAGGTTAAACAGCAGCAGGGCCGAGGCGATCGCCCGTCGCCGACGATGGCGCGATCGGGTGGGTAGGATCCATGAACCGGGATGCCCCCCACCGGTTCGATCGGCCTGCGATCGGTTAGCGGTGTGGTGCGATGATTCCGAGGGAGATCCCATTCCAAAAAAGCGCATCATGCTGAAAGCTGCTGGCGGTGTGGACTGTTTCTAGTCTAGCTTGCTCCGTCTAGGCCCTTGGCGGTTTGCACAGCCCGGTTCGATCTCTGGGTCATTGTTTGATCGGTGTCTGATCGGCGTTTGATCGGCGGATCGGGGCAATCTGCGATCGGCGCAAGCGTTCGATCGGGGCAAGTGTTCGCAATTCCCAGGCTTTTAGCGATCGCCCACCCGTTGGTCATCAACGGCCCCAAAAATCGCCTCAGGATGGACATAGTGCTTAAATTCCAGCAAATTGTGGAACGGATCGGCTAAAAATGCCGTGTAATGCTCCAATTGTTCCCCAGGAAACCGACGGCGCGGGGGCTGTTCAAAGGTGAGTTGTTTGGCCTCGGCTCGATCGATCAAGGCTTGCCAGTCGGCCAAGGCCGCAAACACCAACCCAAAATGGCGCGGATAGATCCCCTTTTGCGGTTGGCAGGCCCCAGGACTCACGTGGGCCACAATTTGGTTGCCATAGCAATTCAAAATCAGCGAGTTGGGCCCCTCGCGTCCAGCGGTGCAACCTAGCCCATCAATATAAAAGGCCTTGGTTTGGGCCAGGTCGGCCACCGGAAAGGCCAGGTGAAACAGGGCGATCGCCCGGGAATTTTCGGAACCGAAGGGTTGACCCGTGGGAGTTACTTCCAAATTTGCGGGAGTAGCTACAGCCCCGGTTGCTGAAGCCCCGGTTGCTGAAGTTATCGCTGTTGAAGTGATCATGATGAGAACGGTTTAGAGAAATTGCCAAAGTCAGAGGGAGCCACCATCCACCTGATAGCATGACAGAAGAAGTCTGAAGGAAAAGGCTGCCGTGGATTTCAGCGCGATCGCAACGCCCATTACCCAGCAAGCGACCCAACACCCTTGGCTCACGGCCGCGGTGCTGAACACGCTATTGCTCACCCTAGTGGCGATCGCCCCCAAAAAACTGCTCACGCCGGCCGGCATTGTCCATGCTTGGATTTTGGGTGTGTTGGTGTGGGGTTGCATGGGTTGGCCGGGCTATGCCGTGGTGGGGTTCTACTTTTTGGCGGGGTCGGCCGTCACTCGGGTGGGTTTGGCTCGCAAGGAAGCCGCTGGCATTGCCGAGAAACGATCGGGCGCAAGGGGCCCGGAAAACGTTTGGGGATCGGCCCTGGGCGGGGCCCTCTGTGCCGGGGCGATCGGGCTGTTGTCCTTAGCTGCTGACCAGGCGATCGCCCAAACCTGGATCCCCCTTCTCAGTTTGGCCTATGCCGCCAGCTTCAGCGCCAAACTCTCCGACACCTGCGCCAGCGAAATTGGCAAAGCCTATGGCCGGCGCACCTTTTCGGTGATTTCCTTTCAGCCCGTGCCGCCGGGAACCGAAGGAGCCGTCAGCCTGGAAGGAACCTTGGCCGGTTTTGCCGCCTCGATCGCCCAAGCCCTTGTGGCCTGGGGTGTGGGCTTAATTTCTCCCTTCGGAATTTTGGGATGCGCGATCGCCGCATTCCTGGCTACAACAGTGGAAAGTATTGTGGGCGCGACTTGGCAGGAGCAGCAACCGTGGTTAACAAACGAAGTCGTGAACGGTCTGCAAACCCTGCTGGCGGCCCTGCTGGCGATCGCGATCGGGTGGCCGGCGATCAGCCCGATCAGCCCCTAGACTCGCCCGCCAACCCCAACTCCCGCAGCCTTGGGGCCACGGCCCAAACC is drawn from Limnothrix sp. FACHB-406 and contains these coding sequences:
- a CDS encoding peptide ABC transporter substrate-binding protein, producing MPNLFWPRKWTRAIAPARSPQLRQSLGAIGLVASLLVGGCGGGTSTNSANRPSASGPADKTLKLLYWQAPTILNPHLATGNKDFDGARVVYEPLASYDKTGKLVLFLAAEEPTPANGGVAKDGRSVTWKLKSGVKWADGKPFTAEDVVFTYEFLSDPKTGAATLTDYAMVKSVRAIDPQTVRIEFTAPTASWSQPFTGYNGMILPKHIFQDYVGARAKEAPANLKPIGTGPYQVESFKPGDSIVYKPNPNYRDRASLAFEQVEIKGGGDATSAARAVLQTGDADYAYNPQVEAPILRQLESGGKGKLLAVTGAQSERIHFNFTDPNRATADGERSSVQFPHPFFTDKTVRQAFALAVDRATIAQQLYGPTGNPTANLIIAPQQFASPNNQVEFNLQKAAQLLDQAGWKDTNGNQIRDKNGVEMRVLFVTSVNPLRQKTQEIVKQAWESIGIGVELKSVDAGAFFSGDPANADTVNRFQADLQLYTTGNTSPDPSAHLKWWTCAEIASKANDWNRNNYTRYCNSAYDQAWAKADQELDPIKRQAALIALNDQLIQDVALIPLIARAKVGAVSDRLQGVDLTPWDSDTWNIATWKRP
- the ftsH gene encoding ATP-dependent zinc metalloprotease FtsH, whose translation is MMRFFGMGSPSESSHHTANRSQADRTGGGHPGSWILPTRSRHRRRRAIASALLLFNLLTVTAPALAQGQLAQGQHNDRSSSEATSTAGQSGSSSASQPANQRRGRTLTYGDLMEKLEAGQVKRIDLFPAEQLARVFLDQNGRASSPYEVTLFERNPELIEIARAKGVELSVQESVDRTAALSLIANLLFVGLVIALLVNIVRRTANASGQAMNFGKSRAKFQMEAKTGVTFDDVAGVEEAKEELQEVVTFLKQPERFTAVGAKIPRGVLLVGPPGTGKTLLAKAIAGEAGVPFFSMSGSEFVEMFVGVGASRVRDLFRKAKESAPCIVFIDEIDAVGRQRGAGIGGGNDEREQTLNQLLTEMDGFEGNSGVIIIAATNRPDVLDSALMRPGRFDRQITVDLPSYTGRLAILQVHARTKKVEEGVSIEAIARRTPGFAGADLANLLNEAAILTARRRKPAISLEEIDDAIDRITIGLKLAPLLDSKKKRLIAYHEVGHALLMTLLKHSDPLNKVTIVPRSGGIGGFAQQVFNEEMVDSGLYTRAWILDRIVMTLGGRAAEQEVFGDSEITVGASNDLKVVSTLAREMVTRYGMSDLGTLALESQSGEVFLGRGWMSQPEYSEEVAAKIDRAVREIAVNCYEKACQILREHRELVDRLVDQLLDEEMIEGDEFRKIVRSYVPIPDKDYPEDRQMRQASNVGNPAAARV
- a CDS encoding VOC family protein, which encodes MEVTPTGQPFGSENSRAIALFHLAFPVADLAQTKAFYIDGLGCTAGREGPNSLILNCYGNQIVAHVSPGACQPQKGIYPRHFGLVFAALADWQALIDRAEAKQLTFEQPPRRRFPGEQLEHYTAFLADPFHNLLEFKHYVHPEAIFGAVDDQRVGDR
- a CDS encoding TIGR00297 family protein; this encodes MTQQATQHPWLTAAVLNTLLLTLVAIAPKKLLTPAGIVHAWILGVLVWGCMGWPGYAVVGFYFLAGSAVTRVGLARKEAAGIAEKRSGARGPENVWGSALGGALCAGAIGLLSLAADQAIAQTWIPLLSLAYAASFSAKLSDTCASEIGKAYGRRTFSVISFQPVPPGTEGAVSLEGTLAGFAASIAQALVAWGVGLISPFGILGCAIAAFLATTVESIVGATWQEQQPWLTNEVVNGLQTLLAALLAIAIGWPAISPISP